In one Gemmatimonadaceae bacterium genomic region, the following are encoded:
- the rsmI gene encoding 16S rRNA (cytidine(1402)-2'-O)-methyltransferase produces the protein MTSSAGRLYVVSTPIGNLGDFSARAVDVLRSVASVLAEDTRHSRHLLDHYEIQTSLASYHEHNEARETPRILDRLAGGESFALISDAGTPLLSDPGARLVRAAIDAGIDVVPVPGASALLAALVASGLGVDRFTFFGFLPRKGHERTDALEAIASLTHTAVVYEAPGRVADTLAELERHGAGEREAAVARELTKQFEETRRGTVAELARYYADAPPRGEVVIVLAGRAPSSPDEGAARERARVLREGGASARDVARALVEEHGLARNAAYRLAHEPE, from the coding sequence GTGACGTCGTCTGCGGGACGCCTGTACGTGGTGAGCACGCCGATCGGGAACCTCGGCGATTTTTCGGCGCGCGCGGTGGACGTGTTGCGATCGGTCGCGTCGGTGCTGGCGGAGGACACCCGGCACTCGCGTCACCTCCTGGACCACTACGAGATCCAGACATCGCTCGCGTCGTATCACGAACACAACGAGGCGCGAGAAACGCCGCGCATTCTCGACCGGCTCGCGGGCGGCGAGTCGTTCGCGTTGATCAGCGACGCTGGTACGCCGCTGCTTTCCGATCCGGGTGCGCGGTTGGTGAGAGCGGCGATCGACGCGGGCATCGACGTGGTGCCGGTGCCCGGCGCGTCGGCGCTGTTGGCGGCGCTGGTCGCGTCGGGATTGGGTGTCGATCGCTTCACGTTTTTTGGATTTCTTCCGCGAAAGGGGCATGAGCGCACGGACGCGCTCGAGGCCATTGCTTCGTTGACGCACACGGCCGTGGTGTACGAAGCGCCGGGGCGGGTCGCCGACACATTGGCCGAGCTCGAGCGTCATGGCGCGGGGGAGCGGGAGGCGGCGGTGGCGCGGGAGCTGACGAAGCAGTTCGAGGAGACGCGCCGGGGAACGGTAGCGGAGCTGGCGCGGTACTACGCGGATGCGCCGCCCCGGGGCGAAGTGGTGATCGTGCTCGCGGGGCGTGCTCCGTCGTCACCCGATGAGGGCGCGGCGCGCGAGCGGGCGCGCGTGTTGCGAGAGGGCGGGGCGAGCGCCCGTGATGTGGCGCGTGCCTTGGTGGAAGAGCACGGGCTTGCCCGCAACGCGGCGTACCGGCTGGCGCACGAGCCGGAGTAG
- a CDS encoding DUF4159 domain-containing protein has product MRRIAFILCAGLVSLGAGRAARPAPASSAAEDGLRMTIARLQYDGGGDWYANPSSLPNLLEAIGTRTSLKVERTEARITLMDDRLWDYPFIHVTGHGNIHFSDAEVARLREYLERGGFIHFSDNYGMDASFRREIKRVFPDRPLVDVPLSHPIYHIVYDFPRGLPKIHVHDGKPAEGLGIFLGDRLAVFYDYQCDLGNGWEDTTVYHDPPAKHEAALRMGVNLFVYAVTSRPVS; this is encoded by the coding sequence ATGCGACGCATTGCCTTCATCCTGTGTGCCGGTCTCGTCTCGTTAGGCGCGGGGCGCGCGGCGCGCCCCGCGCCGGCGTCTTCCGCCGCCGAGGACGGCCTGCGCATGACCATTGCGCGGCTGCAGTACGACGGCGGCGGCGATTGGTACGCCAATCCGTCGAGCCTGCCTAACTTGCTCGAGGCGATCGGGACGCGGACGTCGCTCAAGGTCGAGCGCACCGAAGCGCGCATCACGCTGATGGATGACCGGTTGTGGGACTATCCGTTCATCCACGTGACCGGCCACGGCAACATTCATTTCAGCGACGCCGAAGTGGCGCGGCTGCGCGAGTATCTGGAGCGCGGCGGCTTCATCCACTTCAGCGACAACTACGGCATGGACGCGAGCTTCCGCCGGGAGATCAAGCGCGTGTTTCCCGACCGGCCGCTGGTCGACGTGCCGTTGTCGCATCCGATCTATCACATCGTGTACGATTTTCCGCGCGGGCTGCCCAAGATCCACGTGCACGACGGCAAGCCGGCGGAAGGGTTGGGCATTTTCCTGGGCGACCGGCTGGCGGTGTTCTACGATTATCAGTGCGATCTGGGGAACGGCTGGGAGGACACGACGGTGTACCACGATCCTCCGGCGAAGCACGAAGCGGCGCTGCGCATGGGAGTGAATCTGTTCGTGTACGCGGTCACCAGCCGGCCGGTGTCGTGA